The following coding sequences lie in one Isoptericola variabilis 225 genomic window:
- a CDS encoding sterol carrier family protein has protein sequence MPARRRTDPAAGRAAVAAWLRGEAGRAETTTAVRFTLEELADVAPGNAVEVRVPPAGAVQAVAGPRHTRGTPPNVVEADVETWLALVTGRMSWADAVAAGRVHASGERSDLSGLLPLQAARERD, from the coding sequence ATGCCTGCACGACGACGGACCGATCCCGCCGCGGGGCGCGCCGCGGTCGCGGCGTGGCTGCGCGGCGAGGCGGGGCGCGCCGAGACGACGACGGCCGTGCGCTTCACGCTCGAGGAGCTCGCCGACGTCGCGCCCGGCAACGCGGTCGAGGTGCGCGTGCCGCCCGCCGGGGCGGTGCAGGCCGTGGCCGGCCCGCGGCACACGCGCGGCACGCCGCCCAACGTCGTCGAGGCCGACGTCGAGACGTGGCTCGCGCTCGTCACCGGGCGCATGTCGTGGGCCGACGCCGTCGCCGCGGGCCGCGTGCACGCGTCGGGCGAGCGGTCCGATCTGTCGGGCCTGCTGCCGCTCCAGGCGGCGCGCGAGCGGGACTGA
- a CDS encoding RNB domain-containing ribonuclease: protein MPTRHLRLATTRSDDVADALAALRAELGLPAMFPADVLAEAEECAARDVWQNRQDRRDIDFVTIDPPGSLDLDQAVHVASSGNGYIVRYAIADVAAFVTPGSMLDAELHRRGMTVYGPDTKTPLHPKVLSEGAASLLPGEDRPAVLWTIGLDPSGEIVSTAVARAIVRSRARLTYGEAQTALDAGTAPESLALLADVGRLRQERERDRGGVSLDVPEQEVAQRQDGSFTLEFRRTLPVEGWNAQISLLTGIVAARLMREAGVGVLRTLPEADPRDVARLRRTARALGIDWPDDVTYGQLLRTLESRRPAHAAFLNEATTLFRGADYLAFGMPGADGAVVSAPVDASHGAIAAEYAHVTAPLRRLVDRYAAEICLAHAAGRTTPRWVLDALPGLPATMAEAGRRAAAFERACVDVVEAALLHGREGRTFDAVVVDVDDRREDGSQRGLVVLRDPAVRARVEGTDLPLGERVKVVLAEADVAERRVLFHLA from the coding sequence GTGCCGACCCGACATCTCCGACTCGCCACGACCCGGTCCGACGACGTCGCGGACGCGCTCGCAGCGCTGCGCGCGGAGCTCGGCCTGCCGGCGATGTTCCCCGCCGACGTGCTCGCCGAGGCCGAGGAGTGCGCCGCGCGGGACGTCTGGCAGAACCGCCAGGACCGGCGCGACATCGACTTCGTGACCATCGACCCGCCGGGCTCGCTCGACCTCGACCAGGCGGTCCACGTCGCGTCGTCCGGCAACGGCTACATCGTCCGCTACGCCATCGCCGACGTCGCGGCCTTCGTCACCCCCGGCAGCATGCTCGACGCCGAGCTCCACCGCCGCGGCATGACGGTCTACGGCCCGGACACCAAGACGCCGCTGCACCCCAAGGTGCTCTCCGAGGGCGCCGCGAGCCTGCTGCCCGGCGAGGACCGCCCCGCCGTGCTGTGGACGATCGGGCTGGACCCCTCGGGCGAGATCGTGAGCACCGCCGTCGCGCGGGCGATCGTCCGTTCGCGCGCCCGGCTCACGTACGGCGAGGCGCAGACCGCGCTCGACGCCGGCACCGCGCCCGAGTCGCTCGCGCTGCTGGCCGACGTCGGGCGGCTGCGCCAGGAGCGCGAGCGCGACCGCGGCGGCGTCTCGCTCGACGTGCCCGAGCAGGAGGTCGCGCAGCGGCAGGACGGCTCGTTCACGCTCGAGTTCCGGCGCACCCTGCCGGTCGAGGGTTGGAACGCGCAGATCTCGCTCCTCACGGGCATCGTCGCCGCGCGCCTCATGCGCGAGGCCGGCGTGGGCGTCCTCCGGACGCTGCCCGAGGCCGACCCGCGCGACGTTGCCCGGCTCCGACGCACGGCCCGCGCGCTCGGCATCGACTGGCCCGACGACGTCACCTACGGGCAGCTGCTGCGCACGCTCGAGTCCCGCCGTCCGGCCCATGCCGCGTTCCTCAACGAGGCGACGACGCTCTTCCGCGGGGCGGACTACCTCGCCTTCGGCATGCCGGGCGCCGACGGCGCGGTCGTCTCCGCCCCGGTCGACGCGAGCCACGGCGCGATCGCCGCGGAGTACGCGCACGTGACCGCGCCGCTGCGCCGCCTCGTCGACCGCTACGCGGCCGAGATCTGCCTCGCGCACGCGGCGGGCCGCACGACGCCGCGCTGGGTGCTCGACGCGCTGCCCGGGCTGCCCGCGACCATGGCCGAGGCGGGCCGGCGTGCGGCCGCGTTCGAGCGGGCGTGCGTCGACGTCGTCGAGGCGGCTCTGCTCCACGGGCGCGAGGGCCGCACGTTCGACGCGGTCGTCGTCGACGTCGACGACCGCCGCGAGGACGGCTCGCAGCGCGGCCTCGTCGTGCTGCGCGACCCGGCGGTCCGCGCCCGGGTCGAGGGCACCGACCTGCCGCTCGGCGAGCGCGTCAAGGTCGTGCTCGCGGAGGCGGACGTGGCCGAGCGCCGCGTGCTGTTCCACCTGGCCTGA